From a region of the Corallococcus coralloides DSM 2259 genome:
- a CDS encoding lipoate--protein ligase: MSQAPRVRILLSETYNPWFNLATEDWIFRELDPSTQTLFLWRNDNTVVIGRNQNPWSECNLTRMEEDKVFLARRTSGGGAVFHDLGNTCFTFLSAKEGYNKTANVTILLDALSRLGVTAQASGRNDLVIPLEDGPRKISGSAYRETKDRAFHHGTFLIHANLSRLANYLTPHPKKLESKGSASVRSRVMNIRDLQPEVSHESLVKAMIGAFCDFHGATAEPELLEPSFLENQPSLKRTFDHYASWDWRFGNAPRFSHQMVEYLSWGFFEVHVDAENGHVTGAQVFSDALYPDLVQDLQTALTGKPHSRDGMRQAVAEVRARHPSQERELGELETWLMGQVEV, translated from the coding sequence ATGTCTCAAGCCCCGCGCGTCCGCATCCTGCTGTCGGAGACGTACAACCCCTGGTTCAACCTCGCGACCGAGGACTGGATCTTCCGCGAGCTGGACCCCTCCACCCAGACGCTCTTCCTCTGGCGCAACGACAACACGGTCGTCATCGGCCGCAACCAGAACCCGTGGTCCGAGTGCAACCTCACGCGCATGGAGGAGGACAAGGTCTTCCTCGCGCGGCGCACCAGCGGCGGCGGCGCGGTGTTCCACGACCTGGGCAACACCTGCTTCACGTTCCTGTCCGCGAAGGAGGGCTACAACAAGACGGCGAACGTCACCATCCTGCTGGACGCGCTGTCGCGGCTGGGCGTCACGGCGCAGGCGTCCGGGCGCAACGACCTGGTGATTCCGCTGGAGGACGGCCCCCGGAAGATCAGCGGAAGCGCCTACCGCGAGACGAAGGACCGCGCCTTCCACCACGGCACGTTCCTCATCCACGCCAACCTGTCGCGGCTGGCCAACTACCTCACGCCGCACCCGAAGAAGCTGGAGTCCAAGGGCAGCGCGTCCGTGCGCTCGCGCGTGATGAACATCCGCGACCTCCAGCCGGAGGTCTCCCATGAGTCGCTGGTGAAGGCGATGATTGGCGCCTTCTGCGACTTCCACGGCGCCACCGCGGAGCCGGAGCTGCTGGAGCCCTCGTTCCTGGAGAACCAGCCGTCGCTCAAGCGCACGTTCGATCACTACGCGTCGTGGGACTGGCGCTTCGGCAACGCGCCCCGCTTCAGCCACCAGATGGTGGAGTACCTGTCGTGGGGCTTCTTCGAGGTCCACGTCGACGCGGAGAACGGACACGTCACCGGCGCGCAGGTCTTCTCGGATGCGCTCTACCCGGACCTCGTGCAGGACCTGCAGACGGCGCTCACCGGCAAGCCGCACAGCCGCGACGGGATGCGGCAGGCCGTCGCCGAGGTCCGCGCCCGTCACCCCTCGCAGGAGCGCGAGCTGGGAGAGCTGGAGACGTGGCTGATGGGCCAGGTCGAGGTCTGA